A stretch of the Macaca mulatta isolate MMU2019108-1 chromosome 14, T2T-MMU8v2.0, whole genome shotgun sequence genome encodes the following:
- the SNX32 gene encoding sorting nexin-32 isoform X4 codes for METHAEAGKEGKPSCASVDLQGDSSLQVEISDASCLPHFAQTEFSVVRQHEEFIWLHDAYVENEEYAGLIIPPAPPRPDFEASREKLQKLGEGDSSVTREEFAKMKQELEAEYLAIFKKTVAMHEVFLQRLAAHPTLRRDHNFFVFLEYGQDLSVRGKNRKELLGGFLRNIVKSADEALITGMSGLKEVDDFFEHERTFLLEYHTRIRDACLRADRVMRAHKCLADDYIPISAALSSLGTQEVNQLRTSFLKLAELFERLRKLEGRVASDEDLKLSDMLRYYMRDSQAAKDLLYRRLRALADYENANKALDKARTRNREVRPAESHQQLCCQRFERLSDSAKQELMDFKSRRVSSFRKNLIELAELELKHAKASTLILRNTLVALKGEP; via the exons CCTTCCTGTGCATCGGTGGATCTGCAGGGAGACAGCTCCTTACAGGTGGAGATCTCTGACGCA AGCTGCCTCCCTCACTTCGCCCAGACCGAGTTCTCAGTCGTGCGGCAGCACGAGGAGTTCATCTGGCTGCATGACGCCTATGTGGAGAACGAGGAGTACGCCGGCCTCATC ATCCCCCCAGCCCCTCCGAGGCCAGACTTTGAGGCTTCAAGGGAAAAGCTACAGAAATTGGGCGAGGGGGACAGCTCTGTCACTCGGGAAGAGTTTGCCAAGATGAAGCAGGAGCTGGAAGC GGAGTACCTGGCCATCTTTAAGAAGACAGTTGCGATGCACGAAGTCTTTCTACAGCGCCTGGCGGCCCACCCCACCCTGCGTCGAGACcacaacttctttgtgtttttggaaTATGGACAGGAT CTGAGTGTCCGGGGGAAGAACAGGAAGGAGCTCCTCGGAGGGTTTCTGAGGAATATCGTGAAGTCTGCGGATGAAGCCCTCATCACGGGCATGTCAGGGCTCAAG GAGGTGGATGACTTCTTTGAGCATGAGAGGACCTTCCTGTTGGAGTATCACACCCGTATCCGAGATGCCTGCCTGCGGGCCGACCGCGTCATGCGTGCCCACAAGT GCCTGGCAGATGATTATATCCCTATCTCAGCTGCGCTGAGCAGTCTGGGAACACAGGAAGTCAACCAGCTAAGGAC GAGCTTCCTCAAATTGGCAGAGCTCTTTGAAAGGCTGAGG AAGCTGGAGGGCCGAGTGGCTTCCGACGAGGACCTGAAGCTGTCAGACATGCTGAGGTATTACATGCGCGACTCACAGGCAGCAAAG GACCTGCTGTACCGGCGGCTGCGGGCACTGGCCGACTACGAGAATGCCAACAAGGCGCTGGACAAGGCGCGCACCAGGAACCGGGAGGTCCGCCCCGCCGAGAGCCACCAGCAGCTGTGCTGCCAACGCTTCGAGCGCCTCTCCGACTCCGCCAAGCAAG AGCTCATGGACTTCAAGTCCCGCCGGGTCTCCTCTTTTCGAAAGAATCTCATTGAGCTGGCAGAGCTGGAGCTCAAACACGCCAAG GCCAGCACCCTGATTCTCCGGAACACCCTTGTCGCCCTAAAGGGGGAGCCTTAG
- the CFL1 gene encoding cofilin-1 isoform X5, giving the protein MKVRKSSTPEEVKKRKKAVLFCLSEDKKNIILEEGKEILVGDVGQTVDDPYATFVKMLPDKDCRYALYDATYETKESKKEDLVFIFWAPECAPLKSKMIYASSKDAIKKKLTGIKHELQANCYEEVKDRCTLAEKLGGSAVISLEGKPL; this is encoded by the exons ATGAAGGTGCGTAAGTCTTCAACGCCAGAGGAGGTGAAGAAGCGCAAGAAGGCGGTGCTCTTCTGCCTGAGTGAGGACAAGAAGAACATCATCCTGGAGGAGGGCAAGGAGATCTTGGTGGGCGATGTGGGCCAGACTGTCGACGACCCCTATGCCACCTTTGTCAAGATGCTGCCAGACAAGGACTGCCGCTACGCCCTCTATGACGCAACCTATGAGACCAAGGAGAGCAAGAAGGAGGACCTGGTGTTTATCTTCTG GGCCCCTGAGTGTGCGCCCCTTAAGAGCAAAATGATCTATGCCAGTTCCAAGGATGCCATCAAGAAGAAGCTGACAG GGATCAAGCATGAATTGCAAGCAAACTGCTATGAGGAAGTCAAGGACCGCTGCACCCTGGCAGAGAAGTTGGGGGGCAGTGCTGTCATCTCCCTGGAGGGCAAGCCTTTGTGA
- the CFL1 gene encoding cofilin-1 translates to MASGVAVSDGVIKVFNDMKVRKSSTPEEVKKRKKAVLFCLSEDKKNIILEEGKEILVGDVGQTVDDPYATFVKMLPDKDCRYALYDATYETKESKKEDLVFIFWAPECAPLKSKMIYASSKDAIKKKLTGIKHELQANCYEEVKDRCTLAEKLGGSAVISLEGKPL, encoded by the exons GCCTCCGGTGTGGCTGTCTCTGATGGTGTCATCAAGGTGTTCAACGACATGAAGGTGCGTAAGTCTTCAACGCCAGAGGAGGTGAAGAAGCGCAAGAAGGCGGTGCTCTTCTGCCTGAGTGAGGACAAGAAGAACATCATCCTGGAGGAGGGCAAGGAGATCTTGGTGGGCGATGTGGGCCAGACTGTCGACGACCCCTATGCCACCTTTGTCAAGATGCTGCCAGACAAGGACTGCCGCTACGCCCTCTATGACGCAACCTATGAGACCAAGGAGAGCAAGAAGGAGGACCTGGTGTTTATCTTCTG GGCCCCTGAGTGTGCGCCCCTTAAGAGCAAAATGATCTATGCCAGTTCCAAGGATGCCATCAAGAAGAAGCTGACAG GGATCAAGCATGAATTGCAAGCAAACTGCTATGAGGAAGTCAAGGACCGCTGCACCCTGGCAGAGAAGTTGGGGGGCAGTGCTGTCATCTCCCTGGAGGGCAAGCCTTTGTGA
- the SNX32 gene encoding sorting nexin-32 isoform X2 yields METHAEAGKEGKPSCASVDLQGDSSLQVEISDAVSERDKVKFTVQTKSCLPHFAQTEFSVVRQHEEFIWLHDAYVENEEYAGLIIPPAPPRPDFEASREKLQKLGEGDSSVTREEFAKMKQELEAEYLAIFKKTVAMHEVFLQRLAAHPTLRRDHNFFVFLEYGQDLSVRGKNRKELLGGFLRNIVKSADEALITGMSGLKEVDDFFEHERTFLLEYHTRIRDACLRADRVMRAHKCLADDYIPISAALSSLGTQEVNQLRTSFLKLAELFERLRKLEGRVASDEDLKLSDMLRYYMRDSQAAKDLLYRRLRALADYENANKALDKARTRNREVRPAESHQQLCCQRFERLSDSAKQELMDFKSRRVSSFRKNLIELAELELKHAKLKGPPGTPSAKAV; encoded by the exons CCTTCCTGTGCATCGGTGGATCTGCAGGGAGACAGCTCCTTACAGGTGGAGATCTCTGACGCAGTGAGTGAGCGGGACAAGGTGAAATTCACTGTTCAAACCAAG AGCTGCCTCCCTCACTTCGCCCAGACCGAGTTCTCAGTCGTGCGGCAGCACGAGGAGTTCATCTGGCTGCATGACGCCTATGTGGAGAACGAGGAGTACGCCGGCCTCATC ATCCCCCCAGCCCCTCCGAGGCCAGACTTTGAGGCTTCAAGGGAAAAGCTACAGAAATTGGGCGAGGGGGACAGCTCTGTCACTCGGGAAGAGTTTGCCAAGATGAAGCAGGAGCTGGAAGC GGAGTACCTGGCCATCTTTAAGAAGACAGTTGCGATGCACGAAGTCTTTCTACAGCGCCTGGCGGCCCACCCCACCCTGCGTCGAGACcacaacttctttgtgtttttggaaTATGGACAGGAT CTGAGTGTCCGGGGGAAGAACAGGAAGGAGCTCCTCGGAGGGTTTCTGAGGAATATCGTGAAGTCTGCGGATGAAGCCCTCATCACGGGCATGTCAGGGCTCAAG GAGGTGGATGACTTCTTTGAGCATGAGAGGACCTTCCTGTTGGAGTATCACACCCGTATCCGAGATGCCTGCCTGCGGGCCGACCGCGTCATGCGTGCCCACAAGT GCCTGGCAGATGATTATATCCCTATCTCAGCTGCGCTGAGCAGTCTGGGAACACAGGAAGTCAACCAGCTAAGGAC GAGCTTCCTCAAATTGGCAGAGCTCTTTGAAAGGCTGAGG AAGCTGGAGGGCCGAGTGGCTTCCGACGAGGACCTGAAGCTGTCAGACATGCTGAGGTATTACATGCGCGACTCACAGGCAGCAAAG GACCTGCTGTACCGGCGGCTGCGGGCACTGGCCGACTACGAGAATGCCAACAAGGCGCTGGACAAGGCGCGCACCAGGAACCGGGAGGTCCGCCCCGCCGAGAGCCACCAGCAGCTGTGCTGCCAACGCTTCGAGCGCCTCTCCGACTCCGCCAAGCAAG AGCTCATGGACTTCAAGTCCCGCCGGGTCTCCTCTTTTCGAAAGAATCTCATTGAGCTGGCAGAGCTGGAGCTCAAACACGCCAAG CTCAAGGGTCCACCAGGTACACCTTCTGCCAAGGCAGTATGA
- the SNX32 gene encoding sorting nexin-32 isoform X3 produces METHAEAGKEGKPSCASVDLQGDSSLQVEISDAVSERDKVKFTVQTKTEFSVVRQHEEFIWLHDAYVENEEYAGLIIPPAPPRPDFEASREKLQKLGEGDSSVTREEFAKMKQELEAEYLAIFKKTVAMHEVFLQRLAAHPTLRRDHNFFVFLEYGQDLSVRGKNRKELLGGFLRNIVKSADEALITGMSGLKEVDDFFEHERTFLLEYHTRIRDACLRADRVMRAHKCLADDYIPISAALSSLGTQEVNQLRTSFLKLAELFERLRKLEGRVASDEDLKLSDMLRYYMRDSQAAKDLLYRRLRALADYENANKALDKARTRNREVRPAESHQQLCCQRFERLSDSAKQELMDFKSRRVSSFRKNLIELAELELKHAKASTLILRNTLVALKGEP; encoded by the exons CCTTCCTGTGCATCGGTGGATCTGCAGGGAGACAGCTCCTTACAGGTGGAGATCTCTGACGCAGTGAGTGAGCGGGACAAGGTGAAATTCACTGTTCAAACCAAG ACCGAGTTCTCAGTCGTGCGGCAGCACGAGGAGTTCATCTGGCTGCATGACGCCTATGTGGAGAACGAGGAGTACGCCGGCCTCATC ATCCCCCCAGCCCCTCCGAGGCCAGACTTTGAGGCTTCAAGGGAAAAGCTACAGAAATTGGGCGAGGGGGACAGCTCTGTCACTCGGGAAGAGTTTGCCAAGATGAAGCAGGAGCTGGAAGC GGAGTACCTGGCCATCTTTAAGAAGACAGTTGCGATGCACGAAGTCTTTCTACAGCGCCTGGCGGCCCACCCCACCCTGCGTCGAGACcacaacttctttgtgtttttggaaTATGGACAGGAT CTGAGTGTCCGGGGGAAGAACAGGAAGGAGCTCCTCGGAGGGTTTCTGAGGAATATCGTGAAGTCTGCGGATGAAGCCCTCATCACGGGCATGTCAGGGCTCAAG GAGGTGGATGACTTCTTTGAGCATGAGAGGACCTTCCTGTTGGAGTATCACACCCGTATCCGAGATGCCTGCCTGCGGGCCGACCGCGTCATGCGTGCCCACAAGT GCCTGGCAGATGATTATATCCCTATCTCAGCTGCGCTGAGCAGTCTGGGAACACAGGAAGTCAACCAGCTAAGGAC GAGCTTCCTCAAATTGGCAGAGCTCTTTGAAAGGCTGAGG AAGCTGGAGGGCCGAGTGGCTTCCGACGAGGACCTGAAGCTGTCAGACATGCTGAGGTATTACATGCGCGACTCACAGGCAGCAAAG GACCTGCTGTACCGGCGGCTGCGGGCACTGGCCGACTACGAGAATGCCAACAAGGCGCTGGACAAGGCGCGCACCAGGAACCGGGAGGTCCGCCCCGCCGAGAGCCACCAGCAGCTGTGCTGCCAACGCTTCGAGCGCCTCTCCGACTCCGCCAAGCAAG AGCTCATGGACTTCAAGTCCCGCCGGGTCTCCTCTTTTCGAAAGAATCTCATTGAGCTGGCAGAGCTGGAGCTCAAACACGCCAAG GCCAGCACCCTGATTCTCCGGAACACCCTTGTCGCCCTAAAGGGGGAGCCTTAG
- the SNX32 gene encoding sorting nexin-32 isoform X1 has translation METHAEAGKEGKPSCASVDLQGDSSLQVEISDAVSERDKVKFTVQTKSCLPHFAQTEFSVVRQHEEFIWLHDAYVENEEYAGLIIPPAPPRPDFEASREKLQKLGEGDSSVTREEFAKMKQELEAEYLAIFKKTVAMHEVFLQRLAAHPTLRRDHNFFVFLEYGQDLSVRGKNRKELLGGFLRNIVKSADEALITGMSGLKEVDDFFEHERTFLLEYHTRIRDACLRADRVMRAHKCLADDYIPISAALSSLGTQEVNQLRTSFLKLAELFERLRKLEGRVASDEDLKLSDMLRYYMRDSQAAKDLLYRRLRALADYENANKALDKARTRNREVRPAESHQQLCCQRFERLSDSAKQELMDFKSRRVSSFRKNLIELAELELKHAKASTLILRNTLVALKGEP, from the exons CCTTCCTGTGCATCGGTGGATCTGCAGGGAGACAGCTCCTTACAGGTGGAGATCTCTGACGCAGTGAGTGAGCGGGACAAGGTGAAATTCACTGTTCAAACCAAG AGCTGCCTCCCTCACTTCGCCCAGACCGAGTTCTCAGTCGTGCGGCAGCACGAGGAGTTCATCTGGCTGCATGACGCCTATGTGGAGAACGAGGAGTACGCCGGCCTCATC ATCCCCCCAGCCCCTCCGAGGCCAGACTTTGAGGCTTCAAGGGAAAAGCTACAGAAATTGGGCGAGGGGGACAGCTCTGTCACTCGGGAAGAGTTTGCCAAGATGAAGCAGGAGCTGGAAGC GGAGTACCTGGCCATCTTTAAGAAGACAGTTGCGATGCACGAAGTCTTTCTACAGCGCCTGGCGGCCCACCCCACCCTGCGTCGAGACcacaacttctttgtgtttttggaaTATGGACAGGAT CTGAGTGTCCGGGGGAAGAACAGGAAGGAGCTCCTCGGAGGGTTTCTGAGGAATATCGTGAAGTCTGCGGATGAAGCCCTCATCACGGGCATGTCAGGGCTCAAG GAGGTGGATGACTTCTTTGAGCATGAGAGGACCTTCCTGTTGGAGTATCACACCCGTATCCGAGATGCCTGCCTGCGGGCCGACCGCGTCATGCGTGCCCACAAGT GCCTGGCAGATGATTATATCCCTATCTCAGCTGCGCTGAGCAGTCTGGGAACACAGGAAGTCAACCAGCTAAGGAC GAGCTTCCTCAAATTGGCAGAGCTCTTTGAAAGGCTGAGG AAGCTGGAGGGCCGAGTGGCTTCCGACGAGGACCTGAAGCTGTCAGACATGCTGAGGTATTACATGCGCGACTCACAGGCAGCAAAG GACCTGCTGTACCGGCGGCTGCGGGCACTGGCCGACTACGAGAATGCCAACAAGGCGCTGGACAAGGCGCGCACCAGGAACCGGGAGGTCCGCCCCGCCGAGAGCCACCAGCAGCTGTGCTGCCAACGCTTCGAGCGCCTCTCCGACTCCGCCAAGCAAG AGCTCATGGACTTCAAGTCCCGCCGGGTCTCCTCTTTTCGAAAGAATCTCATTGAGCTGGCAGAGCTGGAGCTCAAACACGCCAAG GCCAGCACCCTGATTCTCCGGAACACCCTTGTCGCCCTAAAGGGGGAGCCTTAG